In the genome of Vicia villosa cultivar HV-30 ecotype Madison, WI linkage group LG7, Vvil1.0, whole genome shotgun sequence, one region contains:
- the LOC131616523 gene encoding cyclic nucleotide-gated ion channel 1-like, with protein MMSPKEKKLVRFVRKSKPSISPAKNNEPSKKPASWWSVLDPQGPLLQKWNKIFVITCVMAVSMDPLFFYIPVIDDEKKCLGLSGTLKITASVLRTFFDLFYILRIVFQFRTGFIAPSSSAFGRGEHVVDPWAIAVRYLSSHFIIDILSILPLPQMVILAMIPIPQCSVPYRAKEWLKYTIITQYAPRLLRIYPLFKEVTSTSGILTETAWAGAAYNLFLYMLASHVVGAFWYLFSIESELRCWRKRLRNTGLFDDSYLSCGWVNATVLSLLSNSTTCPFKEPDDIIDPTVFDFGIFIDGLKSRVVSSTTDFRHKFFYCFWWGFRNLSSVGQNLKTSTYIGEIIFAIFIAVYGLVLFAFLIGNMQKYLQSTTVRVEEMRVKRRDAEHWMRHRKLPEHMKKRIRRYEQYKWQENRGVEEERLIRNLPKDLRRDIKRHLCLDLLKKVPIFGKMDKQLLDAMYDKLKPVLYTEKSYVVREGDPVDEMLFIMRGKLATTTGIFNSWELKSGDFCGEELLTWAWDPTTSSNLPISTSTVETLSDVEAFAIMPDDLKILAFQFRRLISRKQIQHNFRCCSLQWRAWGARFIQVIWRRYKEKKAQKALREAEGQQNACENEKECSPSFVATMYVRKFASNALRHIRSGKRVTETQTQTNRLLPLMPKKPAEPDFITQK; from the exons atgaTGAGtccaaaggaaaagaaacttgtGAGGTTTGTGAGAAAATCTAAACCAAGTATTAGTCCTGCGAAAAACAATGAACCGTCGAAAAAACCAGCTTCTTGGTGGAGTGTACTTGATCCACAAGGTCCACTGCTTCAAAAATGGAACAAGATCtttgtgataacatgtgtcatgGCAGTGTCGATGGATCCGCTGTTCTTTTACATCCCTGTGATTGATGATGAGAAAAAGTGCCTTGGTTTGAGTGGAACATTGAAGATTACTGCGAGTGTTCTTCGCACGTTTTTCGATCTTTTCTACATTCTTCGTATAGTGTTTCAGTTTCGAACTGGGTTTATTGCTCCTTCTTCGAGCGCATTTGGAAGGGGCGAGCACGTTGTTGATCCTTGGGCTATAGCAGTGAGATACTTGAGTTCTCATTTCATCATTGATATTCTATCAATTCTTCCACTTCCCCAG ATGGTGATTTTGGCTATGATTCCAATTCCACAATGTTCAGTTCCATATAGAGCAAAGGAATGGTTGAAGTACACAATAATAACACAGTATGCGCCGAGACTTTTGCGAATCTATCCGCTGTTCAAAGAAGTAACAAGCACTTCTGGTATACTGACTGAGACAGCATGGGCTGGAGCTGCttataatctttttctttatATGCTAGCAAGTCAT GTGGTTGGAGCTTTTTGGTATTTGTTTTCGATAGAATCAGAGTTGCGGTGTTGGCGCAAACGGTTGAGGAATACTGGACTTTTTGATGATTCCTATTTGAGCTGTGGATGGGTTAATGCGACAGTTTTATCGCTTCTCAGCAACTCTACTACTTGTCCTTTCAAAGAACCTGATGATATCATTGATCCAACAGTTTTTGATTTTGGAATATTTATAGATGGTCTAAAGTCTCGTGTCGTCAGTTCGACTACAGACTTTCGTCATAAGTTCTTCTACTGTTTTTGGTGGGGTTTCCGCAATTTAAG TTCTGTTGGACAGAACTTGAAAACAAGCACTTATATTGGGGAGATAATCTTCGCGATCTTCATCGCCGTCTATGGATTGGTTCTATTCGCATTTCTAATTGGAAACATGCAG AAATATCTACAATCTACAACTGTTAGAGTTGAAGAGATGAGAGTCAAGAGGAGGGATGCTGAACATTGGATGCGCCACCGTAAGCTACCGGAGCACATGAAGAAAAGAATTCGACGGTATGAACAATACAAATGGCAAGAAAATCGAGGTGTTGAAGAGGAGAGGTTGATTCGCAACCTCCCTAAAGATCTCAGAAGAGACATAAAGAGACATCTTTGCTTAGATTTGCTTAAAaaa GTGCCAATTTTTGGCAAAATGGATAAACAGTTGCTGGATGCAATGTATGATAAACTCAAACCAGTCCTTTACACCGAGAAAAGTTATGTTGTTCGCGAAGGTGATCCGGTGGACGAAATGCTCTTCATCATGCGCGGAAAACTTGCGACCACAACCGGTATCTTTAACTCGTGGGAGCTTAAGTCTGGTGATTTTTGTGGAGAGGAGCTTCTAACATGGGCATGGGATCCTACCACTTCCTCTAACTTACCTATTTCAACTAGCACTGTGGAAACTCTTTCAGATGTTGAAGCTTTTGCTATCATGCCTGATGACTTGAAGATTCTTGCTTTTCAATTTCGCCGTCTTATTAGCAGAAAACAAATTCAGCACAATTTTAG GTGTTGTTCATTGCAATGGAGGGCATGGGGAGCGCGGTTCATACAAGTAATATGGCGTCGATATAAAGAAAAAAAGGCTCAGAAAGCATTGCGTGAAGCGGAAGGACAACAAAATGCttgtgaaaatgagaaagagtgtTCACCAAGCTTTGTTGCCACCATGTATGT